Within the Vespa crabro chromosome 5, iyVesCrab1.2, whole genome shotgun sequence genome, the region caaaatatactaATACTTTCATCATTCCAATCAGACCATGACAATTCTTCATCTTCACTTTCACTGCTTAATCCAGTATCTTTAGTGTATTTGTAATgtttcttaaaagaaaaacatagatctaatgatataaaaagatacaACAAGTTTTAACTTTGATGAACAAAcatgatattgtaattattacttgaTATTTCCTTGTTCTGCTAGGAtctgaataattatttacataaaactTATCAAATGTTTTATTGTAtggatttatttgtttatgtaACTTTTTACGCATGTGCTCTTTCAATGCCGTACGATCCTTGAAAACTTTTTCACagtatatacaaattaaactaaaaataaaatattttgatatgtCTAAAATACTTATaccataatataaaaaattatgagtGAATATAACTTAtgattgttcttaatattattagaaatatactaataattataatatttaaattacctTTCAATACTATGTTGTATTTTATCTAAAAGTTCATCGATGAAAACTAAATTTTCTGGTTTACCAAGATACAAATTATGCTTCTCTGAGAgatgttttatataaataatacgtgATACAGAAAAGTTCATTTTACAGAACATACAGCCACGTGTAAAACTAGTATCACTTCTTTCCTCAGATTGTTTTGCTAGAACCCATTCCttgaaaatgtatgtatagatatataatttaattttatatatatatgtatatatatatatattacattaagtgtcttttcttattgtattattacaaGCATTACCAGTTTGACCCTATATATTTCATCTCTTAATGTTTTATCCTCTGAGATACAATCAGAAAGTAAAAAGTAACTTTCGTTTTTACTTGGTTTCCCATCAGATGTACAATCCATTAATAATGTAGTACAAAAATCAGTTATGGGCTGTTCTTTGAATCTATTGCCccaataatgtatataactaATTAAACAAATCGAAACATTATACTTTTGTTAACATATCAAATATGACATATCAAGTCATAAATCCTTACCTTTTCAAACTTGCTATTTTCCAAACATCGCCTATGACAAGGCGATGTTCTTTGAACAAATGCGTTAAGAAATCTTTCTCATTTGTAGGAAGAATAAATGAGTTCTCACAGAATAAACATTTTGAATTGCATGGTTCGTCATCAATACCAACAAATTGTGACTTGTACATAATAGGCGTTGATAATGAATCGCAATTTCCAGACATTATTCTCGATGTTCAGTGCTTTTATGGCATTTAGAACCATATAACACTTGTTAAGACAATATCtgcttatataataatagtaataataataataattgttgttttaaaaatagttctctaaagagaaaaaaataatttctgttCGAggttagaattaaaaatagtcaCGTTACCATTAATCAAGAATAACATTCTTATTTCATTAACCGTATCATACCTTTtgatgtatattaattttcacttaataataaaataaaaccatGTATTTAAATTACCACTTTCTAACATTCTTTTATTCGTACATAAAAACATAGTATTAATGCATCTCTCACAATTCTTAAGGTTATTCactatttctttcgttcgaagCATGTGCGACTTTAGCGACAggtatggacaaaatatgaactacgaATACAAAAGCGAGGAACGCTGTCCCCACCATACGTTTATCGTATCGGTGTATAAGAGACCATAATTGATTTTGTGTGGTTTGGAGTAAGTAGTCTAATAGACTGTTAACTCAAACTTTTTAATCTCTCATATAGCATATCTTTCTTTGATGATGAATCTATCTCTCAATGATCCCTCGATGGTCTCTTATGATCCACAAATAAAAGCCTTTTATATGTGCAGAAACTATTCTCAAAAAATACCATTCTTCAACATGATCTTTTttgcaagaaaaataaagcttttacaaaaatatgctttgcctttaaaatgatatcttGTTCATCAAGAATTACATCTATCTGCTCTCATTGATGGCTTAAACCATATTACAAAATCAAGGTTGAAGAATAACCTTAATTTGGATAGAAAAATTCTTCAACTTAAAGTTATACTGAATTAGAAAGGTATAACTGTAATGAATGAATGTAAGTTTTTAGAATCTCCAACGTTTgaacgaaaaaattaaatgattacaAATGGTTATTATGTAGGATCTATAttgtaataagaatgaaaatattataaaattaatttatagttattttattgaaaaaattgcATAAAAAATAGGTGTTTAATATTTCGATTGTCCTTAGAaaggaaattttatatacataaatttatatgagCAAACTTTATACGCATAAAGTTTTATTTGTCAGATAGAGTAAAGACTAGATAACAAATTCAGTCCCacgtatatataacaatttcattttgttttagtattgctttttctgtttttaatcaaatcatataataaaattatatggcAAGCGTGCAGAGCAAAACTGCTATAAACTGTACTTGGATAAGTATTCCAGCAAAGCTCTATTATTCCTAGTATTGAAAGTTTCGCCTTAGTTTCATAACTTGTACACCATGCAAGATATGGCAATGTATGGTAGTACCATATGTAAAATTGATAATGTAAAGATCTACTGCACGCGATGCCTATAAAATTTGCCACAAATAggggaaaaacaaataattggCTCATTGTCGACATAtccaccttttttttcttctgcaaTTGAGGCTTTAGATCTTTTTCCACTTGTTTTAATTTTGCATAGGATCTCAAATAGATTATCCAATTTGGTACAGAAATGGctaagattaataaatgtaaaagtaaCAATGAAACATGAAAGTATggattaacaaatatttcctCGGATAAAAGGCGCCAGTTTACTGTCcatttaaattcaaaaattctTCCCAAATTGAATGCTCctttaatatatgaaattggattttcaattaaaaaaggtAAGCCTAAAATCACTTGTACCAATGCGCAAATGGACAAATGTATTACAGTCTTCGATGTTCCtaagatacataaatatgcAGCAAGAAGTGCTGgcgcaaataataaaatattcatttttacagATACAGCAAGACTATAAAGAATACTTCCCAAATACCAGTGGTCGTCTAAAAATGCATTTagacttgaaaataataatatcatagcTATCGGATCATTAAAAAGTCTTAACACAAATATAGAATGTATTCGATACGATGTACAGCACATCAAAATCAATACATAAGGTGGAACCTTTTTGGTTTTTGAGTAAATGCGGAAGACCAAGGCTAGTAAAACAACGTAGAGAATAGCAAAGATATACTGAGCTATTTTAATTTGTGCTCCTTGCATAGTGACATAATATAGAGCAgaaaaaatgtacaaaaaGCCAGCAGGATAAACCAATGGTCCTGTATCACCTTTTAGCTTTGAATAATCCAATGTACCATTTAAAAAACCCTCCACTTCTT harbors:
- the LOC124424123 gene encoding lethal(2)neighbour of Tid protein; translated protein: MAPRRDSRTNHNNINKASKRGKNSWFKSFEWPQFWSLLTDPRKIVITTKLFILLEMLLNVFIIEKVPYTEIDWKAYMQEVEGFLNGTLDYSKLKGDTGPLVYPAGFLYIFSALYYVTMQGAQIKIAQYIFAILYVVLLALVFRIYSKTKKVPPYVLILMCCTSYRIHSIFVLRLFNDPIAMILLFSSLNAFLDDHWYLGSILYSLAVSVKMNILLFAPALLAAYLCILGTSKTVIHLSICALVQVILGLPFLIENPISYIKGAFNLGRIFEFKWTVNWRLLSEEIFVNPYFHVSLLLLHLLILAISVPNWIIYLRSYAKLKQVEKDLKPQLQKKKKVDMSTMSQLFVFPLFVANFIGIACSRSLHYQFYIWYYHTLPYLAWCTSYETKAKLSILGIIELCWNTYPSTVYSSFALHACHIILLYDLIKNRKSNTKTK